ATCCCGAAGTCCTGGCGACTGATCCCTACGTCGAGGGTTGGATTGCCGTCATCAAGCCCCGTCACCTTGCCTCGGCGCTGCGGCGGCTGTTGATCGCCGAGGAAGCTCGCGCCTGGCTCAAGCAGGAGCTGGAAAGGTTCAAGGAGTTCATCGCCTCTCGACCTCTTGAGACGGTGGCTGTCGGACAGGCCCTTCAGGATGGGGGACATCCAACGGCAGGCGTCCTTGAGTTGATGGACGAGCAGACGTGGGTCCTCTTCACCGAGGAGTTCCTGTCTACGTAGCGCGGACTTTCCAGCCACGTAGCGCAGACGTTCGAGTCTGGGACAACCGCAGGCTGGAAGGCCCGCGCTACCGGATGGCTGCAGGTGGGTGCTATCACCCAGCTCTTGCTGCTGTCCTGGACCGGTGCGAGTGAAGCGCTCATCGGCCTTCTCGCCAATTCCCGGAAGGCACATCACTTGCAACTTGAGCGCAGAATCAGTCGGAAGACTCCCATGTGGAACGGGAATTGCACGCTCATTGTGCTCGGATGTGGTGACCGTATAGAAGCCCGGGAGGGAACACAATGGCGACCGGGAAGAAGAAAGGATTGCTCTTTGACAGCACGCGCTGCATCGGCTGCGGAGCTTGCTACCTGGCCTGTAAAGAGCGGAATCGTCTTCCGGTGACGGCGGAGGACCCTCTCGCCGATGAGCTTTCGGCTGTGACCTACACGGTCGTTCAGAATCGGCGAGGGCGATTTGTCCGACGCCTGTGCATGCACTGTGAGGATCCGACCTGTGCGTCGGTCTGTCCGGTGGGGGCGCTGGAGAAGACGCCTCTCGGTCCGGTGGTTTACCATCCGGATCGGTGCATTGGCTGTCGGTATTGCATGGTAGCCTGTCCTTTTGGTGTCCCCCGGTACGAATGGCGGAGCCGGACGCCGCGCGTCCGCAAGTGCGACCTCTGTTACGATCGCGTGGCCGCCGGATTGCCGACGGCTTGCGCCGCCGTCTGTCCCACCGGGGCCACGAGATTCGGCGACCGCGATGAGCTGATCGAAGAAGCGCGCGCCCGCATTCGTGCTGAACCCGATCGGTATCATCCCCACATTTACGGACTGGAAGAAGTCGGTGGAACATCCGTCTTACTTATTGCCGATGTCGCCCCGGAGAACCTGGGCTATCGGACGGATCTGAGCGCCGAGCCGTTGCCGCTGTTGACCTGGAATGTGCTCAAGAAGATTCCCAACTTCGTCCTGGTGGGCGGAGTGCTTCTCGGAGGACTCTGGTGGATCACCAATCGTCGCATTGCAGTCGCACGGGCGGAGCGGGAGGCTCTGGGCACAAACCGGCAGACCGAAGAGGGCCAGCCCTCTGATCGGGAGGAGCAGGTATGAAGATCATCGTACGTCCTCGCATCACCTTCTGGCGCGTTGTGGCCGGCGTGATCTTCCTGAGCGGGCTCTACAGCACCTATGTTCGATTCAGCGGGGGACTGGGCGCGAGTACGGCTCTGAGCGACCGCTTCCCCTGGGGCCTGTGGGTCGGCTTCGACGTTCTGTGCGGAGTGGCGCTGGCGGCGGGCGGATTCACCATGAGCGCCGTCGTCTACATTTTTCATATCGAGCGATTTAAGCCGATCATTCGCCCGACGATCCTCACGGCCTTCCTCGGCTATTTGCTGGTCATCGTCGCGTTGCTCTTCGATCTGGGGAAGCCCTACAACATCTGGCATCCGCTGGTGATGTGGAATCCCCATTCGGTGATGTTCGAGGTGGCCTGGTGCGTCATGCTCTACACGACCGTCCTGGCCCTGGAATTCAGCCCCCTGCTGTGGGAGCGATTGCGCTGGGAGAAGCCACTGAAGGTCATGCACGCGCTCACGGTCCCTCTGGTCATTCTCGGCGTGATTCTGTCGTTCC
The Blastocatellia bacterium DNA segment above includes these coding regions:
- a CDS encoding 4Fe-4S dicluster domain-containing protein, with the protein product MATGKKKGLLFDSTRCIGCGACYLACKERNRLPVTAEDPLADELSAVTYTVVQNRRGRFVRRLCMHCEDPTCASVCPVGALEKTPLGPVVYHPDRCIGCRYCMVACPFGVPRYEWRSRTPRVRKCDLCYDRVAAGLPTACAAVCPTGATRFGDRDELIEEARARIRAEPDRYHPHIYGLEEVGGTSVLLIADVAPENLGYRTDLSAEPLPLLTWNVLKKIPNFVLVGGVLLGGLWWITNRRIAVARAEREALGTNRQTEEGQPSDREEQV